In one window of Labilithrix sp. DNA:
- a CDS encoding helix-turn-helix domain-containing protein, with protein sequence MPASTGGSPLKEPLVKEEWAYPTAEGGDVADLAPVVGGNLRRLRIRRGLSLEKLAQRSGVSRAMLGQIELGQSAPTINVLWKIARALDVTFATLIQAREAGGTTVLKKAAAKVLTSHGGHFSSRALFPFDGPRRAEFYELRLSAGATEAADAHAPGTVENLVVVEGQLELLVERPGHAETHRLDAGDAIVFEADCPHSYISVGGRDCLMYLVMTYAEQTD encoded by the coding sequence ATCCCCGCGTCGACGGGCGGATCGCCGCTGAAGGAGCCGCTCGTTAAGGAGGAGTGGGCGTACCCGACGGCCGAAGGCGGCGACGTCGCCGACCTCGCGCCGGTCGTCGGCGGCAACCTGCGGCGCCTCCGCATCCGCCGCGGCCTCTCGCTCGAGAAGCTCGCGCAGCGCTCCGGCGTGAGCCGCGCGATGCTGGGACAGATCGAGCTCGGCCAGAGCGCGCCCACGATCAACGTCCTCTGGAAGATCGCGCGGGCGCTCGACGTCACCTTCGCGACGCTCATCCAGGCGCGGGAGGCCGGCGGCACCACCGTCCTCAAGAAGGCCGCCGCCAAGGTGCTCACCAGCCACGGCGGCCACTTCAGCTCGCGCGCGCTCTTCCCGTTCGACGGGCCGCGGCGCGCCGAGTTCTACGAGCTGCGGCTCTCTGCCGGAGCGACCGAAGCGGCCGACGCGCACGCGCCCGGCACGGTGGAGAACCTCGTCGTCGTGGAGGGCCAGCTCGAGCTGCTCGTCGAGCGCCCCGGCCACGCGGAGACGCACCGCCTCGACGCCGGCGACGCGATCGTCTTCGAGGCCGACTGCCCTCACTCGTACATCAGCGTTGGCGGACGCGACTGCCTCATGTATCTCGTCATGACGTACGCCGAGCAGACGGACTGA